The following coding sequences lie in one Acropora palmata chromosome 3, jaAcrPala1.3, whole genome shotgun sequence genomic window:
- the LOC141875877 gene encoding sodium channel modifier 1-like, with the protein MSFKRVGDDFTALRVQKRHRVSDLLLEDIPEDEAKLLKNGRFACMVCKHCPVFDTVAVLSIHRQGKKHLANAKVRLEKLREDAELRQKREHMQYLNSIQENPNETEKAPLLKITQQQTKSALRGSQCSRTKRCANQERKPNLPFFQSRKPVYTKTNNTQTWETGAELSNQVGANSHVVDDTIAFPSNSRGSETTGNKSTESSQIPSISNLSKQGSSELISRAPNQLTQPASGLLNNHQHQKELSPDERARREHFSRLRQAGWIMCSDGKWCKDENAEFDSDEDEPPLPP; encoded by the exons ATGTCCTTTAAAAGAGTTGGCGATGACTTCACAGCGTTAAGAGTACAGAAG AGACATAGAGTTTCTGACCTTTTACTGGAGGATATACCTGAAGACGAAGCCAAACTCCTGAAGAATGGGAG GTTTGCTTGCATGGTGTGTAAACATTGTCCTGTATTCGACACAGTGGCTGTCCTTAGTATCCACAGGCAAGGCAAGAAACATTTAGCAA ACGCAAAGGTGAGACTGGAAAAGTTGCGAGAAGATGCCGAACTGAGACAAAAACGAGAGCACATGCAATACTTAAATTCAATACAGGAAAATCCGAATGAAACGGAGAAGGCTCCATTGTTGAAAATCACCCAACAGCAAACGAAAAGCGCTCTTCGAGGCTCGCAGTGTTCTCGGACGAAGAGGTGCGcaaatcaagaaagaaaaccgaATCTACCATTCTTTCAGTCTAGAAAACCTGTttatacaaaaacaaataacactCAAACCTGGGAAACAGGCGCTGAACTTTCAAATCAAGTGGGAGCCAACTCGCATGTGGTTGATGATACAATAGCTTTTCCTTCGAACTCAAGAGGCAGTGAAACGACGGGTAACAAAAGCACGGAATCAAGTCAAATTCCTTCAATTTCGaatttatcaaaacaaggctCGAGTGAATTGATTTCAAGAGCCCCAAATCAACTCACACAGCCGGCCAGTGGTCTCCTAAATAATCACCAGCACCAGAAGGAGCTAAGTCCCGACGAAAGAGCAAGAAGGGAACATTTCTCTCGCTTAAGACAAGCCGGCTGGATCATGTGTTCAGATGGAAAATGGTGTAAAGACGAAAATGCGGAATTTGATTCCGATGAAGACGAACCACCCCTACCACCGTGA
- the LOC141875876 gene encoding uncharacterized protein LOC141875876 isoform X3, which yields MDGTTTLSRNVHMEGKTIGTRWCDHIFLAAIFIACIPSTLYRPDRHFRYCSSSSSDNKIVKINKNLMAGCTSADNTIMSSNIE from the exons ATGGATG GCACGACGACGTTGTCGCGAAATGTTCATATGGAGGGAAAAACAATAGGCACGCGTTGGTGCGATCATATATTCCTGGCAGCGATATTCATTGCTTGCATTCCGTCCACTCTTTACCGCCCGGATCG ACATTTTAGATACTGCTCATCATCTTCGTCGGATAATAAG ATTGTCAAgatcaacaaaaatttgatggCAGGATGTACATCAGCAGACAATACGATTATG TCATCAAATATAGAGTAA
- the LOC141875876 gene encoding secreted frizzled-related protein 3-like isoform X1, whose product MLFIGGWLLAASLQVVGGSSKCEEISNMLCLSVLPYNLTRFPNMAGDVSQASALGSIQELGQDVLTHANCSKDALFLLCSFYLPMCMPNEESNGLMKPCRSLCERVRFDCVPKIKKWPREAKCEEMPEFSESICIQPDSFISSLSPPTSNCQDQQKFDGRMYISRQYDYVIKYRVTHVEKNEHRKIVSLTGRVGRVFKVGNLTLSRGQSNVKIWRGTDSSCPFRFALHRSYAIGGYENDSHTKLLLSPTSLILKWSEKTLRKIRSWDRVEKGKKDKIGKRVANSGSPRRTE is encoded by the exons ATGTTGTTCATTGGAGGTTGGTTGCTGGCGGCATCTCTTCAAGTAGTCGGCGGGTCTTCGAAATGCGAAGAGATTTCTAACATGTTGTGCCTCTCCGTGTTACCGTACAATTTGACGAGGTTTCCCAACATGGCAGGTGATGTAAGTCAAGCCAGTGCTCTAGGGTCCATTCAGGAGCTTGGCCAGGACGTGCTTACGCACGCTAACTGTTCCAAAGATGCTCTATTTCTTCTCTGCTCGTTTTACCTACCCATGTGTATGCCTAACGAGGAGAGCAATGGCCTCATGAAGCCCTGCCGTTCACTTTGTGAACGCGTGCGATTCGACTGTGTCCCCAAAATCAAAAAGTGGCCGCGCGAAGCGAAATGTGAAGAAATGCCAGAGTTTTCAGAAAGCATCTGTATTCAACCAGACTCCTTTATTTCATCGCTAAGCCCTCCTACATCAA ATTGTCAAgatcaacaaaaatttgatggCAGGATGTACATCAGCAGACAATACGATTATG TCATCAAATATAGAGTAACTCATGTGGAGAAGAATGAACACCGAAAGATAGTCAGTTTGACAGGGAGAGTCGGAAGAGTTTTCAAAGTGGGCAACCTGACGCTTTCCAGAGGACAGAGTAATGTAAAAATTTGGAGGGGCACCGACTCAAGTTGCCCCTTCAGATTTGCTTTGCACAGGTCTTACGCGATTGGAGGTTATGAGAATGACTCACACACAAAACTGCTTCTGTCACCCACCAGCTTGATCTTGAAATGGAGCGAGAAAACACTGAGAAAGATACGAAGTTGGGATCGCGttgagaaaggaaaaaaagacaagattGGAAAAAG
- the LOC141875876 gene encoding secreted frizzled-related protein 3-like isoform X2, with protein sequence MYISRQYDYVIKYRVTHVEKNEHRKIVSLTGRVGRVFKVGNLTLSRGQSNVKIWRGTDSSCPFRFALHRSYAIGGYENDSHTKLLLSPTSLILKWSEKTLRKIRSWDRVEKGKKDKIGKRVANSGSPRRTE encoded by the exons ATGTACATCAGCAGACAATACGATTATG TCATCAAATATAGAGTAACTCATGTGGAGAAGAATGAACACCGAAAGATAGTCAGTTTGACAGGGAGAGTCGGAAGAGTTTTCAAAGTGGGCAACCTGACGCTTTCCAGAGGACAGAGTAATGTAAAAATTTGGAGGGGCACCGACTCAAGTTGCCCCTTCAGATTTGCTTTGCACAGGTCTTACGCGATTGGAGGTTATGAGAATGACTCACACACAAAACTGCTTCTGTCACCCACCAGCTTGATCTTGAAATGGAGCGAGAAAACACTGAGAAAGATACGAAGTTGGGATCGCGttgagaaaggaaaaaaagacaagattGGAAAAAG